The following proteins are encoded in a genomic region of Drosophila bipectinata strain 14024-0381.07 chromosome XL, DbipHiC1v2, whole genome shotgun sequence:
- the fs(1)h gene encoding homeotic protein female sterile isoform X5 has product MSSSEPPPRYEPPVEPVNGIVQPPVVPPAERPGRNTNQLQYLIKTVMKVIWKHHFSWPFQQPVDAKKLNLPDYHKIIKQPMDMGTIKKRLENNYYWSAKEAIHDFNTMFNNCYVYNKPGEDVVVMAQTLEKVFLQKIELMPKEELELEPVTAKGGKKKQRAPATPKAASSGSGAVAPGAGTVSSGGGSSANKVSAASSAQQLPGMATGAGAGSATPGGAGSGGGATASRPVSAMGGTVSSTAGGAPSIPPISTMPPHTVPGSTNTTTTAMSGAGATAPAAALMASLLNPGQVGGYPGQTAVNNASLLDPNSVAAAAAVAAAAAAVGGPPGSLGAPGAGGGVGGAGAGGVTIPTAAVNAANAVQAYVNSTAGVGVGVGVGVGVGVDAVIPQQPTKVKKGVKRKADTTTPTANAFESPYAQMDSKSAKIATRRESNRQDLTFQGSGYTMSPLGVAGVPGMGGMGAGGVPGVAMAKSKEKLSDALKSCNEILKELFSKKHSGYAWPFYKPVDAEMLGLHDYHDIIKKPMDLGTVKRKMDNREYKSAPEFAADVRLIFTNCYKYNPPDHDVVAMGRKLQDVFEMRYANIPDEPVANAAHHHGHGHGHGHGHGHGHGHGHGGYGGASIKHDASDSSSEDSSDTENESNSDEERSAKLKMLESKLLGLQEEIRKLSEEASAKKKAKKKLKEKKKSMGPGSGSGSAASHQGVGGMGSGVGGGAGGHAGGVNMPGGVGSLGPGGAAGANLSALLTGSLVGAGGAGVGGVPGAGGAALHSQAHDVAMAFGQLAGGGAAGGAGFGTGVSAVGGASGGKAGSLANALAAGAAAGAGGTPAGGGSSKGAKSKGQRGGKGGAGGIGAGGGGAAAGGAAGGAAGAAAGGGAMGGAAGAGGAAGGNASKRAKGSGSAGAGGASGGANAGSGANAGARGSSKKKPSQVMNFDSEEEDTAKPMSYDEKRQLSLDINKLPGDKLGRVVHIIQNREPSLRDSNPDEIEIDFETLKPSTLRELESYVASCLRKKTRKPYYKKPSGKSKDEQMAEKKQELEKRLQDVTGQLGASKKTSKKDESASNKVEAVQPANPVSSSSSSSDSSSSSSSDSSSSDSSDSEAGDGDERPPRKKKSRDSNGSNVNNPNLGGGLDGITSTLLMSLDNVLNPNAPTSQIHAGQCQSSDGGCHAQQQ; this is encoded by the exons ATGTCGTCCAGTGAGCCACCGCCCCGTTACGAGCCACCCGTGGAGCCAGTCAATGGCATTGTACAGCCACCGGTGGTGCCGCCGGCGGAGCGCCCCGGCCGCAATACGAATCAACTGCAATATCTGATCAAGACGGTGATGAAGGTGATATGGAAGCACCACTTCTCGTGGCCCTTCCAACAGCCCGTCGATGCCAAGAAGCTCAACCTGCCCGACTACCACAAGATCATCAAACAGCCCATGGACATGGGCACGATCAAGAAGCGGCTGGAGAACAACTACTACTGGTCCGCCAAGGAGGCCATACACGACTTCAACACCATGTTCAACAACTGCTACGTCTACAACAAGCCGGGCGAGGATGTGGTCGTGATGGCCCAGACCCTCGAGAAGGTCTTCCTCCAGAAGATCGAGCTGATGCCCAAGGAGGAGCTCGAACTGGAGCCGGTGACGGCCAAAGGTGGCAAGAAGAAGCAACGAGCACCGGCCACACCCAAAGCCGCATCCTCGGGCTCGGGAGCAGTCGCTCCGGGTGCGGGGACGGTCAGTAGTGGCGGCGGCAGTAGCGCGAATAAAGTATCTGCCGCCTCATCTGCGCAACAGTTGCCGGGCATGGCGACGGGAGCCGGTGCCGGATCAGCGACACCCGGTGGAGCGGGGTCCGGCGGCGGAGCGACTGCCTCCCGACCCGTATCTGCCATGGGCGGCACGGTTTCATCAACGGCCGGCGGAGCACCGTCCATACCACCGATTAGCACAATGCCACCGCACACGGTGCCGGGCAGCACCAACACCACTACGACGGCGATGTCCGGAGCAGGAGCCACTGCTCCGGCAGCCGCCCTCATGGCCAGCCTCCTCAATCCCGGCCAGGTCGGTGGCTATCCCGGCCAGACGGCGGTCAACAATGCATCGCTACTGGACCCCAACAGTGTagctgcggcggcggcagtggcagcagcagcagcggcggtgGGAGGCCCACCCGGCTCACTGGGAGCACCAGGCGCCGGCGGTGGAGTCGGTGGAGCTGGGGCGGGCGGAGTGACAATACCAACGGCTGCCGTGAACGCCGCCAACGCGGTACAGGCCTATGTGAATAGTACGGCGGGAGTGGGTGTCGGCGTCGGAGTCGGGGTCGGCGTTGGAGTCGATGCCGTGATACCGCAACAGCCCACCAAGGTGAAGAAGGGTGTCAAGCGGAAGGCGGACACCACCACGCCGACGGCCAATGCCTTCGAGTCACCCTACGCCCAGATGGACTCCAAATCGGCCAAAATAGCGACGCGGCGGGAGTCGAATCGTCAG GATCTTACATTCCAGGGCTCGGGCTATACCATGTCGCCGCTGGGCGTTGCCGGTGTACCCGGAATGGGCGGCATGGGAGCGGGTGGAGTGCCCGGTGTGGCGATGGCCAAGTCCAAGGAGAAGCTATCCGATGCCCTCAAGTCCTGCAACGAGATCCTCAAGGAGCTCTTCTCGAAGAAGCACTCCGGCTATGCCTGGCCCTTCTACAAACCGGTCGACGCCGAGATGCTCGGCCTCCACGACTACCACGACATCATCAAGAAGCCAATGGATCTGGGCACGGTGAAGCGGAAAATGGACAATCGCGAGTACAAGAGCGCGCCGGAATTCGCCGCCGACGTGCGATTAATATTCACCAACTGCTACAAGTACAATCCGCCAGATCACGATGTCGTCGCCATGGGCCGGAAGCTGCAGGACGTTTTCGAGATGCGCTACGCCAACATACCCGACGAACCGGTCGCCAATGCGGCCCACCATCATGGCCACGGCCAcgggcatgggcatgggcacGGTCATGGACACGGCCACGGGCATGGAGGCTATGGCGGCGCATCCATCAAGCACGACGCCAGCGATTCATCCAGCGAGGACTCGAGCGACACCGAGAACGAGTCCAATTCGGACGAGGAGCGCAGCGCCAAGCTGAAGATGCTCGAATCCAAGCTCCTGGGCCTGCAGGAGGAGATCCGCAAGCTGTCCGAGGAGGCCTCCGCCAAGAAGAAGGCCAAGAAGAAGCTCAAGGAGAAGAAGAAGTCGATGGGCCCGGGCTCGGGCTCTGGATCGGCTGCCTCGCACCAGGGTGTCGGCGGCATGGGCTCGGGCGTCGGCGGCGGCGCCGGCGGACATGCGGGCGGTGTCAACATGCCCGGCGGTGTGGGCTCCCTCGGACCCGGAGGAGCGGCGGGCGCCAATCTGTCGGCTCTGCTCACCGGATCCCTGGTGGGCGCTGGCGGAGCTGGCGTTGGCGGCGTACCCGGCGCCGGTGGAGCGGCCCTCCACAGTCAGGCACACGACGTGGCCATGGCCTTCGGGCAGCTGGCGGGCGGCGGGGCCGCCGGAGGTGCTGGCTTTGGCACTGGAGTCTCGGCGGTGGGCGGAGCGTCGGGCGGCAAGGCCGGCAGCCTGGCCAATGCCTTGGCGGCGGGTGCAGCGGCGGGCGCCGGCGGCACCCCGGCCGGTGGCGGCAGCAGTAAAGGTGCTAAAAGCAAGGGCCAGCGCGGCGGCAAGGGCGGCGCGGGCGGCATCGGCGCAGGTGGCGGCGGAGCTGCTGCGGGCGGTGCTGCCGGTGGAgcggcaggagcagcagccggCGGCGGTGCAATGGGTGGAGCGGCCGGTGCCGGCGGTGCAGCCGGCGGCAATGCGTCCAAGCGGGCCAAGGGCAGCGGATCGGCGGGAGCCGGCGGTGCCAGTGGCGGGGCGAATGCCGGCAGCGGTGCGAATGCCGGTGCCCGCGGCAGCAGCAAGAAGAAGCCCAGCCAGGTGATGAACTTTGActccgaggaggaggacacgGCCAAGCCAATGTCGTACGACGAGAAGCGTCAGCTCTCGCTGGACATCAACAAGTTGCCAG GTGACAAGTTGGGCCGTGTGGTGCACATCATTCAGAACCGGGAGCCATCGCTGCGTGACTCCAATCCCGACGAAATCGAGATCGACTTTGAGACGCTGAAACCGTCGACGCTGCGCGAGCTAGAAAGCTATGTGGCGTCGTGTTTGCGCAAAAAAACACGTAAGCCATATT ACAAAAAGCCTTCCGGCAAGTCCAAGGACGAACAAATGGCCGAGAAGAAGCAGGAGCTGGAGAAGCGACTCCAGGATGTCACTGGCCAGTTGGGTGCCAGCAAGAAAACCTCCAAGAAAG ATGAATCGGCTTCGAACAAGGTGGAGGCAGTGCAGCCGGCAAATCCCGTATCGTCGAGTTCCAGTTCCAGCGATTCATCGTCGTCGAGTTCGAGTGATAGCAGTTCGAGTGACTCGAGCGACAGTGAAGCAG
- the fs(1)h gene encoding homeotic protein female sterile isoform X6 produces MSSSEPPPRYEPPVEPVNGIVQPPVVPPAERPGRNTNQLQYLIKTVMKVIWKHHFSWPFQQPVDAKKLNLPDYHKIIKQPMDMGTIKKRLENNYYWSAKEAIHDFNTMFNNCYVYNKPGEDVVVMAQTLEKVFLQKIELMPKEELELEPVTAKGGKKKQRAPATPKAASSGSGAVAPGAGTVSSGGGSSANKVSAASSAQQLPGMATGAGAGSATPGGAGSGGGATASRPVSAMGGTVSSTAGGAPSIPPISTMPPHTVPGSTNTTTTAMSGAGATAPAAALMASLLNPGQVGGYPGQTAVNNASLLDPNSVAAAAAVAAAAAAVGGPPGSLGAPGAGGGVGGAGAGGVTIPTAAVNAANAVQAYVNSTAGVGVGVGVGVGVGVDAVIPQQPTKVKKGVKRKADTTTPTANAFESPYAQMDSKSAKIATRRESNRQDLTFQGSGYTMSPLGVAGVPGMGGMGAGGVPGVAMAKSKEKLSDALKSCNEILKELFSKKHSGYAWPFYKPVDAEMLGLHDYHDIIKKPMDLGTVKRKMDNREYKSAPEFAADVRLIFTNCYKYNPPDHDVVAMGRKLQDVFEMRYANIPDEPVANAAHHHGHGHGHGHGHGHGHGHGHGGYGGASIKHDASDSSSEDSSDTENESNSDEERSAKLKMLESKLLGLQEEIRKLSEEASAKKKAKKKLKEKKKSMGPGSGSGSAASHQGVGGMGSGVGGGAGGHAGGVNMPGGVGSLGPGGAAGANLSALLTGSLVGAGGAGVGGVPGAGGAALHSQAHDVAMAFGQLAGGGAAGGAGFGTGVSAVGGASGGKAGSLANALAAGAAAGAGGTPAGGGSSKGAKSKGQRGGKGGAGGIGAGGGGAAAGGAAGGAAGAAAGGGAMGGAAGAGGAAGGNASKRAKGSGSAGAGGASGGANAGSGANAGARGSSKKKPSQVMNFDSEEEDTAKPMSYDEKRQLSLDINKLPGDKLGRVVHIIQNREPSLRDSNPDEIEIDFETLKPSTLRELESYVASCLRKKTRKPYYKKPSGKSKDEQMAEKKQELEKRLQDVTGQLGASKKTSKKDESASNKVEAVQPANPVSSSSSSSDSSSSSSSDSSSSDSSDSEAVYN; encoded by the exons ATGTCGTCCAGTGAGCCACCGCCCCGTTACGAGCCACCCGTGGAGCCAGTCAATGGCATTGTACAGCCACCGGTGGTGCCGCCGGCGGAGCGCCCCGGCCGCAATACGAATCAACTGCAATATCTGATCAAGACGGTGATGAAGGTGATATGGAAGCACCACTTCTCGTGGCCCTTCCAACAGCCCGTCGATGCCAAGAAGCTCAACCTGCCCGACTACCACAAGATCATCAAACAGCCCATGGACATGGGCACGATCAAGAAGCGGCTGGAGAACAACTACTACTGGTCCGCCAAGGAGGCCATACACGACTTCAACACCATGTTCAACAACTGCTACGTCTACAACAAGCCGGGCGAGGATGTGGTCGTGATGGCCCAGACCCTCGAGAAGGTCTTCCTCCAGAAGATCGAGCTGATGCCCAAGGAGGAGCTCGAACTGGAGCCGGTGACGGCCAAAGGTGGCAAGAAGAAGCAACGAGCACCGGCCACACCCAAAGCCGCATCCTCGGGCTCGGGAGCAGTCGCTCCGGGTGCGGGGACGGTCAGTAGTGGCGGCGGCAGTAGCGCGAATAAAGTATCTGCCGCCTCATCTGCGCAACAGTTGCCGGGCATGGCGACGGGAGCCGGTGCCGGATCAGCGACACCCGGTGGAGCGGGGTCCGGCGGCGGAGCGACTGCCTCCCGACCCGTATCTGCCATGGGCGGCACGGTTTCATCAACGGCCGGCGGAGCACCGTCCATACCACCGATTAGCACAATGCCACCGCACACGGTGCCGGGCAGCACCAACACCACTACGACGGCGATGTCCGGAGCAGGAGCCACTGCTCCGGCAGCCGCCCTCATGGCCAGCCTCCTCAATCCCGGCCAGGTCGGTGGCTATCCCGGCCAGACGGCGGTCAACAATGCATCGCTACTGGACCCCAACAGTGTagctgcggcggcggcagtggcagcagcagcagcggcggtgGGAGGCCCACCCGGCTCACTGGGAGCACCAGGCGCCGGCGGTGGAGTCGGTGGAGCTGGGGCGGGCGGAGTGACAATACCAACGGCTGCCGTGAACGCCGCCAACGCGGTACAGGCCTATGTGAATAGTACGGCGGGAGTGGGTGTCGGCGTCGGAGTCGGGGTCGGCGTTGGAGTCGATGCCGTGATACCGCAACAGCCCACCAAGGTGAAGAAGGGTGTCAAGCGGAAGGCGGACACCACCACGCCGACGGCCAATGCCTTCGAGTCACCCTACGCCCAGATGGACTCCAAATCGGCCAAAATAGCGACGCGGCGGGAGTCGAATCGTCAG GATCTTACATTCCAGGGCTCGGGCTATACCATGTCGCCGCTGGGCGTTGCCGGTGTACCCGGAATGGGCGGCATGGGAGCGGGTGGAGTGCCCGGTGTGGCGATGGCCAAGTCCAAGGAGAAGCTATCCGATGCCCTCAAGTCCTGCAACGAGATCCTCAAGGAGCTCTTCTCGAAGAAGCACTCCGGCTATGCCTGGCCCTTCTACAAACCGGTCGACGCCGAGATGCTCGGCCTCCACGACTACCACGACATCATCAAGAAGCCAATGGATCTGGGCACGGTGAAGCGGAAAATGGACAATCGCGAGTACAAGAGCGCGCCGGAATTCGCCGCCGACGTGCGATTAATATTCACCAACTGCTACAAGTACAATCCGCCAGATCACGATGTCGTCGCCATGGGCCGGAAGCTGCAGGACGTTTTCGAGATGCGCTACGCCAACATACCCGACGAACCGGTCGCCAATGCGGCCCACCATCATGGCCACGGCCAcgggcatgggcatgggcacGGTCATGGACACGGCCACGGGCATGGAGGCTATGGCGGCGCATCCATCAAGCACGACGCCAGCGATTCATCCAGCGAGGACTCGAGCGACACCGAGAACGAGTCCAATTCGGACGAGGAGCGCAGCGCCAAGCTGAAGATGCTCGAATCCAAGCTCCTGGGCCTGCAGGAGGAGATCCGCAAGCTGTCCGAGGAGGCCTCCGCCAAGAAGAAGGCCAAGAAGAAGCTCAAGGAGAAGAAGAAGTCGATGGGCCCGGGCTCGGGCTCTGGATCGGCTGCCTCGCACCAGGGTGTCGGCGGCATGGGCTCGGGCGTCGGCGGCGGCGCCGGCGGACATGCGGGCGGTGTCAACATGCCCGGCGGTGTGGGCTCCCTCGGACCCGGAGGAGCGGCGGGCGCCAATCTGTCGGCTCTGCTCACCGGATCCCTGGTGGGCGCTGGCGGAGCTGGCGTTGGCGGCGTACCCGGCGCCGGTGGAGCGGCCCTCCACAGTCAGGCACACGACGTGGCCATGGCCTTCGGGCAGCTGGCGGGCGGCGGGGCCGCCGGAGGTGCTGGCTTTGGCACTGGAGTCTCGGCGGTGGGCGGAGCGTCGGGCGGCAAGGCCGGCAGCCTGGCCAATGCCTTGGCGGCGGGTGCAGCGGCGGGCGCCGGCGGCACCCCGGCCGGTGGCGGCAGCAGTAAAGGTGCTAAAAGCAAGGGCCAGCGCGGCGGCAAGGGCGGCGCGGGCGGCATCGGCGCAGGTGGCGGCGGAGCTGCTGCGGGCGGTGCTGCCGGTGGAgcggcaggagcagcagccggCGGCGGTGCAATGGGTGGAGCGGCCGGTGCCGGCGGTGCAGCCGGCGGCAATGCGTCCAAGCGGGCCAAGGGCAGCGGATCGGCGGGAGCCGGCGGTGCCAGTGGCGGGGCGAATGCCGGCAGCGGTGCGAATGCCGGTGCCCGCGGCAGCAGCAAGAAGAAGCCCAGCCAGGTGATGAACTTTGActccgaggaggaggacacgGCCAAGCCAATGTCGTACGACGAGAAGCGTCAGCTCTCGCTGGACATCAACAAGTTGCCAG GTGACAAGTTGGGCCGTGTGGTGCACATCATTCAGAACCGGGAGCCATCGCTGCGTGACTCCAATCCCGACGAAATCGAGATCGACTTTGAGACGCTGAAACCGTCGACGCTGCGCGAGCTAGAAAGCTATGTGGCGTCGTGTTTGCGCAAAAAAACACGTAAGCCATATT ACAAAAAGCCTTCCGGCAAGTCCAAGGACGAACAAATGGCCGAGAAGAAGCAGGAGCTGGAGAAGCGACTCCAGGATGTCACTGGCCAGTTGGGTGCCAGCAAGAAAACCTCCAAGAAAG ATGAATCGGCTTCGAACAAGGTGGAGGCAGTGCAGCCGGCAAATCCCGTATCGTCGAGTTCCAGTTCCAGCGATTCATCGTCGTCGAGTTCGAGTGATAGCAGTTCGAGTGACTCGAGCGACAGTGAAGCAG TCTACAATTAG
- the fs(1)h gene encoding homeotic protein female sterile isoform X7, giving the protein MSSSEPPPRYEPPVEPVNGIVQPPVVPPAERPGRNTNQLQYLIKTVMKVIWKHHFSWPFQQPVDAKKLNLPDYHKIIKQPMDMGTIKKRLENNYYWSAKEAIHDFNTMFNNCYVYNKPGEDVVVMAQTLEKVFLQKIELMPKEELELEPVTAKGGKKKQRAPATPKAASSGSGAVAPGAGTVSSGGGSSANKVSAASSAQQLPGMATGAGAGSATPGGAGSGGGATASRPVSAMGGTVSSTAGGAPSIPPISTMPPHTVPGSTNTTTTAMSGAGATAPAAALMASLLNPGQVGGYPGQTAVNNASLLDPNSVAAAAAVAAAAAAVGGPPGSLGAPGAGGGVGGAGAGGVTIPTAAVNAANAVQAYVNSTAGVGVGVGVGVGVGVDAVIPQQPTKVKKGVKRKADTTTPTANAFESPYAQMDSKSAKIATRRESNRQDLTFQGSGYTMSPLGVAGVPGMGGMGAGGVPGVAMAKSKEKLSDALKSCNEILKELFSKKHSGYAWPFYKPVDAEMLGLHDYHDIIKKPMDLGTVKRKMDNREYKSAPEFAADVRLIFTNCYKYNPPDHDVVAMGRKLQDVFEMRYANIPDEPVANAAHHHGHGHGHGHGHGHGHGHGHGGYGGASIKHDASDSSSEDSSDTENESNSDEERSAKLKMLESKLLGLQEEIRKLSEEASAKKKAKKKLKEKKKSMGPGSGSGSAASHQGVGGMGSGVGGGAGGHAGGVNMPGGVGSLGPGGAAGANLSALLTGSLVGAGGAGVGGVPGAGGAALHSQAHDVAMAFGQLAGGGAAGGAGFGTGVSAVGGASGGKAGSLANALAAGAAAGAGGTPAGGGSSKGAKSKGQRGGKGGAGGIGAGGGGAAAGGAAGGAAGAAAGGGAMGGAAGAGGAAGGNASKRAKGSGSAGAGGASGGANAGSGANAGARGSSKKKPSQVMNFDSEEEDTAKPMSYDEKRQLSLDINKLPGDKLGRVVHIIQNREPSLRDSNPDEIEIDFETLKPSTLRELESYVASCLRKKTRKPYYKKPSGKSKDEQMAEKKQELEKRLQDVTGQLGASKKTSKKDESASNKVEAVQPANPVSSSSSSSDSSSSSSSDSSSSDSSDSEAG; this is encoded by the exons ATGTCGTCCAGTGAGCCACCGCCCCGTTACGAGCCACCCGTGGAGCCAGTCAATGGCATTGTACAGCCACCGGTGGTGCCGCCGGCGGAGCGCCCCGGCCGCAATACGAATCAACTGCAATATCTGATCAAGACGGTGATGAAGGTGATATGGAAGCACCACTTCTCGTGGCCCTTCCAACAGCCCGTCGATGCCAAGAAGCTCAACCTGCCCGACTACCACAAGATCATCAAACAGCCCATGGACATGGGCACGATCAAGAAGCGGCTGGAGAACAACTACTACTGGTCCGCCAAGGAGGCCATACACGACTTCAACACCATGTTCAACAACTGCTACGTCTACAACAAGCCGGGCGAGGATGTGGTCGTGATGGCCCAGACCCTCGAGAAGGTCTTCCTCCAGAAGATCGAGCTGATGCCCAAGGAGGAGCTCGAACTGGAGCCGGTGACGGCCAAAGGTGGCAAGAAGAAGCAACGAGCACCGGCCACACCCAAAGCCGCATCCTCGGGCTCGGGAGCAGTCGCTCCGGGTGCGGGGACGGTCAGTAGTGGCGGCGGCAGTAGCGCGAATAAAGTATCTGCCGCCTCATCTGCGCAACAGTTGCCGGGCATGGCGACGGGAGCCGGTGCCGGATCAGCGACACCCGGTGGAGCGGGGTCCGGCGGCGGAGCGACTGCCTCCCGACCCGTATCTGCCATGGGCGGCACGGTTTCATCAACGGCCGGCGGAGCACCGTCCATACCACCGATTAGCACAATGCCACCGCACACGGTGCCGGGCAGCACCAACACCACTACGACGGCGATGTCCGGAGCAGGAGCCACTGCTCCGGCAGCCGCCCTCATGGCCAGCCTCCTCAATCCCGGCCAGGTCGGTGGCTATCCCGGCCAGACGGCGGTCAACAATGCATCGCTACTGGACCCCAACAGTGTagctgcggcggcggcagtggcagcagcagcagcggcggtgGGAGGCCCACCCGGCTCACTGGGAGCACCAGGCGCCGGCGGTGGAGTCGGTGGAGCTGGGGCGGGCGGAGTGACAATACCAACGGCTGCCGTGAACGCCGCCAACGCGGTACAGGCCTATGTGAATAGTACGGCGGGAGTGGGTGTCGGCGTCGGAGTCGGGGTCGGCGTTGGAGTCGATGCCGTGATACCGCAACAGCCCACCAAGGTGAAGAAGGGTGTCAAGCGGAAGGCGGACACCACCACGCCGACGGCCAATGCCTTCGAGTCACCCTACGCCCAGATGGACTCCAAATCGGCCAAAATAGCGACGCGGCGGGAGTCGAATCGTCAG GATCTTACATTCCAGGGCTCGGGCTATACCATGTCGCCGCTGGGCGTTGCCGGTGTACCCGGAATGGGCGGCATGGGAGCGGGTGGAGTGCCCGGTGTGGCGATGGCCAAGTCCAAGGAGAAGCTATCCGATGCCCTCAAGTCCTGCAACGAGATCCTCAAGGAGCTCTTCTCGAAGAAGCACTCCGGCTATGCCTGGCCCTTCTACAAACCGGTCGACGCCGAGATGCTCGGCCTCCACGACTACCACGACATCATCAAGAAGCCAATGGATCTGGGCACGGTGAAGCGGAAAATGGACAATCGCGAGTACAAGAGCGCGCCGGAATTCGCCGCCGACGTGCGATTAATATTCACCAACTGCTACAAGTACAATCCGCCAGATCACGATGTCGTCGCCATGGGCCGGAAGCTGCAGGACGTTTTCGAGATGCGCTACGCCAACATACCCGACGAACCGGTCGCCAATGCGGCCCACCATCATGGCCACGGCCAcgggcatgggcatgggcacGGTCATGGACACGGCCACGGGCATGGAGGCTATGGCGGCGCATCCATCAAGCACGACGCCAGCGATTCATCCAGCGAGGACTCGAGCGACACCGAGAACGAGTCCAATTCGGACGAGGAGCGCAGCGCCAAGCTGAAGATGCTCGAATCCAAGCTCCTGGGCCTGCAGGAGGAGATCCGCAAGCTGTCCGAGGAGGCCTCCGCCAAGAAGAAGGCCAAGAAGAAGCTCAAGGAGAAGAAGAAGTCGATGGGCCCGGGCTCGGGCTCTGGATCGGCTGCCTCGCACCAGGGTGTCGGCGGCATGGGCTCGGGCGTCGGCGGCGGCGCCGGCGGACATGCGGGCGGTGTCAACATGCCCGGCGGTGTGGGCTCCCTCGGACCCGGAGGAGCGGCGGGCGCCAATCTGTCGGCTCTGCTCACCGGATCCCTGGTGGGCGCTGGCGGAGCTGGCGTTGGCGGCGTACCCGGCGCCGGTGGAGCGGCCCTCCACAGTCAGGCACACGACGTGGCCATGGCCTTCGGGCAGCTGGCGGGCGGCGGGGCCGCCGGAGGTGCTGGCTTTGGCACTGGAGTCTCGGCGGTGGGCGGAGCGTCGGGCGGCAAGGCCGGCAGCCTGGCCAATGCCTTGGCGGCGGGTGCAGCGGCGGGCGCCGGCGGCACCCCGGCCGGTGGCGGCAGCAGTAAAGGTGCTAAAAGCAAGGGCCAGCGCGGCGGCAAGGGCGGCGCGGGCGGCATCGGCGCAGGTGGCGGCGGAGCTGCTGCGGGCGGTGCTGCCGGTGGAgcggcaggagcagcagccggCGGCGGTGCAATGGGTGGAGCGGCCGGTGCCGGCGGTGCAGCCGGCGGCAATGCGTCCAAGCGGGCCAAGGGCAGCGGATCGGCGGGAGCCGGCGGTGCCAGTGGCGGGGCGAATGCCGGCAGCGGTGCGAATGCCGGTGCCCGCGGCAGCAGCAAGAAGAAGCCCAGCCAGGTGATGAACTTTGActccgaggaggaggacacgGCCAAGCCAATGTCGTACGACGAGAAGCGTCAGCTCTCGCTGGACATCAACAAGTTGCCAG GTGACAAGTTGGGCCGTGTGGTGCACATCATTCAGAACCGGGAGCCATCGCTGCGTGACTCCAATCCCGACGAAATCGAGATCGACTTTGAGACGCTGAAACCGTCGACGCTGCGCGAGCTAGAAAGCTATGTGGCGTCGTGTTTGCGCAAAAAAACACGTAAGCCATATT ACAAAAAGCCTTCCGGCAAGTCCAAGGACGAACAAATGGCCGAGAAGAAGCAGGAGCTGGAGAAGCGACTCCAGGATGTCACTGGCCAGTTGGGTGCCAGCAAGAAAACCTCCAAGAAAG ATGAATCGGCTTCGAACAAGGTGGAGGCAGTGCAGCCGGCAAATCCCGTATCGTCGAGTTCCAGTTCCAGCGATTCATCGTCGTCGAGTTCGAGTGATAGCAGTTCGAGTGACTCGAGCGACAGTGAAGCAGGTTAG